Genomic segment of Osmia bicornis bicornis chromosome 2, iOsmBic2.1, whole genome shotgun sequence:
aaaatatgtaccTAGAATCTGAAATAAGATACCACTTTCCAGGTGGCGGTTTCACTGCAGATGAAAGAGTTGCAGTTGCTTCTTCAGTTTCAGAATCAGAACTCGAAGAACATGAATTCTCTTGCGTGTCTTGGGGATCCTTTGGCGGTAAAAATGACCATCGAGGATCGTCTGGTTTTAATGGTAATCGACTCTAGAAAAAAAAGTGTAagatcttttttttaaataattcaatttctaCCTATACTAAATTCTTTAGATTTTtagttaattaaatacaaCTACTCCCATTGAATAGTACAGATTCGTTACCTTCACATAAGCAACATAATGTCCACCACGAATAGTTCCACTATGCTCAACAACTCCATACAGTGCATAAACCCTAGGTTTCTTATGATTCTTACAAATAGGTGCTAGATCAAGTAACGTAGGAAACGAAACGTGTCTTGAAACTTTTCGGAACTCGGTTCGTTGTGCTTGAAAACGTTTCAGATGAAAAATCAAAACCGCAGGTACTCGAGAGATCAGGTATTGTTTTGTACTTGGAGTACATACCAtcttacaattttcttttacctATAATCACAAACGAACGTGAATGTAAAGaacaaattagaaatatttcgggcTTGTAAGGTTGATATACCTTTTTTTCTCTGGCAGTACAAGCCTCACAACCAACTTTATTGCTACCACTCATCAACTCTAATGCCGTAAATTGATTTAAGCATGACTGTATTGAATATTCTCCTTCCTTAGTTGGATATCTAGTAGGTGATTGCTGAAGATTGCAACTGATAcctatttttgaaatttcagatGTAATACCATTGATTCCATTACTAACTTCGTTTGAATATTCTTCCGTTTTCCTCCTTGCTTTcctattattaaaatgaaatttaaacattgagactttaaattcattaacatgaatattaataaacgaTTAGATACCAGTCATCCCAAAtagcttcttcttcttcctcttgttCATTAGGGCCAACAGGTTCGATCAGATTAAGTCTGGACAATGGTCTCTTAatgttttctaaattttccccATTTGTAACACCAGAAACAGGACTATTTGGACTTTCTTTAGATGTAACTGAACTAAGACTAATTGTTGGAACCGTCGGACTCGTTAAATCTGAATTCATAACTAAAGATGTAGCAAAAGACGATCCAGTTTGGATTCCACTTTCGTTTTCTACACTCTCCGAACTATCCAATTCGTCCAAAGGTTTTCCTTGTGGCGAATTCGTTACACATGTATTCATTGAACCTGGGCTATATAAATACACAAGTTACTTATTAAACAAATTCATATAACGAAAcgagtaattaattttataataacttACCCGGGTAACATTTTTGTACTAAAGTGATCTGCTTCTACGTTATCTTCTACATCTGCATCACccttttctataaaaatatgattttgtTTACCAAAGTATGctttatcaaattaaattgatacttcataaaaataaagtatgaAATACCTGATTCACGTATACTGCCATTGTTCTCTTCAGCAATATTATTCTTATCAGATATAAAATTATCGTCATTGTCATGATTCCGATTTTcttgttttctatttttccgATTTTTTCGAACAGgcttcttctccttttttaGTTGATATTTTGAAGGTGTATGTGAAATATTATTTCCCATAACGTTGAAAGTATCGTCAAAACCACTGTTCTTCCTTCTTAAATAAATGTtagtagaaaaaaattatttatttataattacagaaATAAGTACAACCTAATACTTTTTAACTGTTTAAAGAATAAATCTTACTTCAAAACTGGTGGTTGCGGTTTGTCAGCCATAACCGGTATACTTAGATCTAGAAAAGGTTCCATACTTTGAGATGTATGATGGCAGTCAAGACACTCTAACGTCGAAACTAAAACTCCACGAAAAACAAGTTCCGGGCCAAGTAATCTCGCGCTAGCCTGATTTCCATAAAATTTTACCCGAGATTTGAGGCTATTTTCTACTTCTTGTGGATTAGTTTTTCCATTCAAACCAacttcttttaaaattatactttGATATCTCTGAAAAAAGCAAAATCACTTCATTTTAATAGTATAATGATTTTCATTAGCATAGTGACATAAATCAATCTTACCCTAAGATCCTCATTTCGAACTAGTTCTAAAAGATGTCTAAGAAGTTCGTGTGAATCGTGTTGTCCACCGTCCATACACTGCATAGTTTTCTTCTTAAACGAATTTAATATCTCGGACGGACGATAGGCTCGACGTCCGTCAGAATTTTGCATTTCTATAAGTGTCTTACATAAAATTGAAGTGAAACTGCCCCAGCCTTCTAAAGTGCCTTCTATCGGAGGCTGAAAGATATATCCTTTTAATCACGCAGtattttatcataattttaaaGATATAAACAATGACTCACCAGTTCAACTTCTTCTGAGCTATTGGCAGGTTTGTGCTTTCCTCCTGGCAAAACGAATTTTTGTCCGGGAAGACGTAAATCCTCTAGGACCTTCACTAAGAAAGGTGTTTGTGCTAAACATTGTAAAACTGCATTGAAAAAACAAGTGTTTCCCAAATTCATTAAGCCCTGtaaggaaaaaataataatttgtattatgCTAGAAGTACAAATGCATTGTGAATGCGTTACAAAATGTACATACCCCTACTTTAGGaagattgtataaaatttgtttttgctCTTTCTTATCTACATTGGCAGTCTCGTTTTGAATTTCTACTGCACATTCAAAACACCAAAAGCTTGAACCAAACCCAGCTATGGAATGACACGAGTCACAATGCAGCTTTTTATCATGTTCTAAAGCATGTTCAGACTCTTTCTTTCCACAACCTTGATGAGCGCATTCCAAGCAAATTAATATCCTAGAGCTCATTGCACATTCCTAGAGTTACAAATATTTACACCTCAAAAATGTTCTTTctcattatattaaaatgtactttatttctatttaacatTAATACCTCTTCCTTaggttgtttagaatcacttGTACATTCTTCACAACCTGTTGTACATTTTATATTCATCCCACATttcttaatttcattaaaattaactGCTTTCCCAATGGATAAACAGTTGCAATCTATAAAAGAAGCAATGTTAAACTTTATAAAACGTGTAAAATGATCTTAAGCTTGATTCTTTATCTTAggttttatataataatttttcatttacaaataaatttactTCTATCTCATTACTAGTAACTTAAATAACTTAAAAGATAAAGTGCTTGATTctaattttaaagaaaaacgaaataaaagtAAGATTTTGATATActtttttgaaattctaacCTGTAATACGGAGTACATCACATGAATGAATCGAACCATCGCTCAGTTCTCCATTCGAATCTGAATGTCGATTCCATTTCTTACTCATTTCGActtattttcaaattgcatGGAATTTAATTGCTACGCTTCTTTGTCCTCGCTACGTAAATTTAATAGTTTACTAAACAGAAAACAGGCGGAAATTTGGTTATAACCGTTCGAAAAAATGATCGTGCTAACCAAAATCAGACTACTAACGGATAATATTACGTTTCATTGgcttttatattttgatgCATCGAGGGAAGAAATATTCTTACGAGCTAATCACTACTTATTTATAATGAACTAAGAAAAATGTTACGTCAAAAAATTACTGTCAGAACTGATATTGCTTTATGAGTTGTTATACCGTGCTCGCAGTCACACATTTAGGAACTATAGAACTAAAATGGTGAATAACAGGCTTGACAACTatagtaaaattaaatactaTAAATTTAACTTCAGGGGACCGTGTAAGGGAAGAAGCATCCCATTGCGCGCCTTATCTGTCTATGTTCTTTTAGGGATGAGAAGAGGAGGTTCTATGATAGGCTTTCCCTCAGTTTTCCCAAGGTTTTTCTAAGACACAAATCAAATGGTAAAAGATTTCTCTTTATCCTTCCCCTTAATCAAGAGATACCTACATTGCATCTAACAAAAAGAGAAATCTCCCATCATTTGCCTTTGATTTTAGATacatacaaaataaataacatttgtaataattgtaattagtaTTGAAGTTTATAGAAATTCTGTCGAATTAGTCGCAAGTACGACAGCATCTTCTTCTGAATGCCGGAACATTACAATACCGTTTCAAGCTTGGTATAGAACAGAATCGACTCTCTTCTGACCAGCAACGATATGGAAATTCGATGGCTCTAGTTATATGATTTGTACAGGAACGAATTTCTGTTTTAATAGTTGGTCCATCGCAGGTGTAAAACGATTCGTTCTCCGGAGGAATGCATCGAGCTATTCGGGACTTTATGCCCTTTCCATTATCATTCGAACACTGTAAAGGAAAATAATGTTATGTAAtagtacaatatttttataatatcaaacttaatatttttttaccgAAGACCATTCTGTAAAAACCCAATGTCCTGGACACGGAATTCTATTGCATTCTCTAGTATTCGTGGGCATGGACGTGGTTTGGCATACCGATGGTTGCACCATCGTTCTGTAAACTTCTAATTCATTATCTTTATTAACTTCGGTCCCGCTAAAGTCCGAATGAACGCAATAAAGTTGGCGCAATTGCATGCCATAGCTTCCACACGTGGTTGAACACCCCTCCCATGGACCTGGTAGCCATTTAAAGGTACAGCtgtaatatataaaatgtatgt
This window contains:
- the LOC114874156 gene encoding ubiquitin carboxyl-terminal hydrolase 16 isoform X2, coding for MSKKWNRHSDSNGELSDGSIHSCDVLRITDCNCLSIGKAVNFNEIKKCGMNIKCTTGCEECTSDSKQPKEEECAMSSRILICLECAHQGCGKKESEHALEHDKKLHCDSCHSIAGFGSSFWCFECAVEIQNETANVDKKEQKQILYNLPKVGGLMNLGNTCFFNAVLQCLAQTPFLVKVLEDLRLPGQKFVLPGGKHKPANSSEEVELPPIEGTLEGWGSFTSILCKTLIEMQNSDGRRAYRPSEILNSFKKKTMQCMDGGQHDSHELLRHLLELVRNEDLRRYQSIILKEVGLNGKTNPQEVENSLKSRVKFYGNQASARLLGPELVFRGVLVSTLECLDCHHTSQSMEPFLDLSIPVMADKPQPPVLKKNSGFDDTFNVMGNNISHTPSKYQLKKEKKPVRKNRKNRKQENRNHDNDDNFISDKNNIAEENNGSIRESEKGDADVEDNVEADHFSTKMLPGPGSMNTCVTNSPQGKPLDELDSSESVENESGIQTGSSFATSLVMNSDLTSPTVPTISLSSVTSKESPNSPVSGVTNGENLENIKRPLSRLNLIEPVGPNEQEEEEEAIWDDWKARRKTEEYSNEVSNGINGITSEISKIGISCNLQQSPTRYPTKEGEYSIQSCLNQFTALELMSGSNKVGCEACTAREKKVKENCKMVCTPSTKQYLISRVPAVLIFHLKRFQAQRTEFRKVSRHVSFPTLLDLAPICKNHKKPRVYALYGVVEHSGTIRGGHYVAYVKSRLPLKPDDPRWSFLPPKDPQDTQENSCSSSSDSETEEATATLSSAVKPPPGKWYLISDSRVSEVDEKTVLQSQAYLLFYERIF
- the LOC114874156 gene encoding ubiquitin carboxyl-terminal hydrolase 16 isoform X1: MSKKWNRHSDSNGELSDGSIHSCDVLRITDCNCLSIGKAVNFNEIKKCGMNIKCTTGCEECTSDSKQPKEEECAMSSRILICLECAHQGCGKKESEHALEHDKKLHCDSCHSIAGFGSSFWCFECAVEIQNETANVDKKEQKQILYNLPKVGGLMNLGNTCFFNAVLQCLAQTPFLVKVLEDLRLPGQKFVLPGGKHKPANSSEEVELPPIEGTLEGWGSFTSILCKTLIEMQNSDGRRAYRPSEILNSFKKKTMQCMDGGQHDSHELLRHLLELVRNEDLRRYQSIILKEVGLNGKTNPQEVENSLKSRVKFYGNQASARLLGPELVFRGVLVSTLECLDCHHTSQSMEPFLDLSIPVMADKPQPPVLKRKNSGFDDTFNVMGNNISHTPSKYQLKKEKKPVRKNRKNRKQENRNHDNDDNFISDKNNIAEENNGSIRESEKGDADVEDNVEADHFSTKMLPGPGSMNTCVTNSPQGKPLDELDSSESVENESGIQTGSSFATSLVMNSDLTSPTVPTISLSSVTSKESPNSPVSGVTNGENLENIKRPLSRLNLIEPVGPNEQEEEEEAIWDDWKARRKTEEYSNEVSNGINGITSEISKIGISCNLQQSPTRYPTKEGEYSIQSCLNQFTALELMSGSNKVGCEACTAREKKVKENCKMVCTPSTKQYLISRVPAVLIFHLKRFQAQRTEFRKVSRHVSFPTLLDLAPICKNHKKPRVYALYGVVEHSGTIRGGHYVAYVKSRLPLKPDDPRWSFLPPKDPQDTQENSCSSSSDSETEEATATLSSAVKPPPGKWYLISDSRVSEVDEKTVLQSQAYLLFYERIF